GGGCTACTGCTTCGGGGGCACGCTCGCGTGGCTCGCCGCCACGCGGATCGACGGCGTCGCCTGCGCGATCGGTTACTACGGCGGCGGCATCGCCGACACCGCGCAGGAGCGGCCGAAGTGCCCGGTCCTCCTCCACTTCGGCGAGACCGATCAGTCCATCCCGACGGAGCACCATCAGCGGATCCGGGCGGCCCATCCGACGGTCCCGATGCACATCTACCCGGCGGGCCACGGGTTCAACTGCGACGAGCGCGGGAGCTACCACGAGCCGAGCGCGACGCTCGCGCGGAGCCGCACGCTCGACGTCCTGCAGCGGCACGTCGGCTGAGAGACGGCGACATGCCGAACGAGTTCAAGACCTTCATCCTGCGCGGCAACGTCGTCGACCTCGCCGTCGGCGTCGTGATCGGCGCGAGCTTCGGCGCCATCGTGACGTCGCTCGTCAACGATCTGCTCATGCCCCCGATCGGGCTCCTGCTCGGCCGGGTGGACTTCTCCAGCCTGTTCGTGACCCTGGGCCGCCAGTCGTTCCCCTCGCTCGCCGCGGCCAAGGCCGCGGGCGCGCCGACCCTCAACTACGGCCTCTTCCTCAACGCGGTCATCAACTTCCTGATCGTCGCGGGCGCGGTCTTCCTGGTGGTCAAGCAGGTCAACCACCTGTTCCCGAAGCCGGTGACGACGACGAAGGAGTGCCGCCACTGCGCCATGACCATTCCGCTGAAGGCGCGGCGGTGCCCGCACTGCACGGGTGAGCTCGCGGCCGCGTAGGCGTCGGATGTCGGGCGCCGGGCGGCGGCCCGGCGCCCCGTATCTGCCCGACGGTCGGGCGTTCTGCCGCCGTGCCGGGGGCGGGTGGCGCCGGTAAATCACTGATTTCGCTCGAGCGTAAGTCTGGCATCCCTCCTGCCATCCGTTGCGCGCAGGAGGGCAAAGCGATGTGGACCGAGCTCGCGACCATCGTGTTCGTGCTGGGGCTCCCGATCCTGCTCCTGACCGAAGAGATCGCCCGCCTCCTGCCGGTCCGGGCCAAGGTGGAGCGGAGGCTCCCGAGCCGTCGGCCAGCGCGCGCGACGGCGTCGAACCGTCGGGCCGAGCGCGCCGCCTGACGCCACGGGCGGGCCACGCGTATGAGC
This region of Candidatus Methylomirabilota bacterium genomic DNA includes:
- the mscL gene encoding large conductance mechanosensitive channel protein MscL; amino-acid sequence: MPNEFKTFILRGNVVDLAVGVVIGASFGAIVTSLVNDLLMPPIGLLLGRVDFSSLFVTLGRQSFPSLAAAKAAGAPTLNYGLFLNAVINFLIVAGAVFLVVKQVNHLFPKPVTTTKECRHCAMTIPLKARRCPHCTGELAAA